The following coding sequences are from one Gossypium hirsutum isolate 1008001.06 chromosome A12, Gossypium_hirsutum_v2.1, whole genome shotgun sequence window:
- the LOC121210881 gene encoding transketolase, chloroplastic produces MASTSSLTLSQALLARTIFSDGSTQFSDCSVSLPTTTFSGLKLTTPRSRRVLPTRFNRSLRVRSAAVETIGTPAETSLLEKSVNTIRFLAIDAVEKANSGHPGLPMGCAPMGHILYDEIMRYNPKNPYWFNRDRFVLSAGHGCMLQYALLHLAGYDSVQEDDLKNFRQWQSRTPGHPENFETPGVEVTTGPLGQGIANAVGLALAEKHLAARFNKPDNEIVDHYTYAILGDGCQMEGVANEACSLAGHWGLGKLIAFYDDNHISIDGDTEIAFTENVEERFKGLGWHVIWVKNGNTGYDEIRAAIKEAKAVKDKPTLIKVTTTIGYGSPNKANSYSVHGSALGAKEVDATRKNLVWPHEPFHVPEDVKGHWSRLVQQGAALEAEWNAKFAEYEKKYKDEAAELKLIITGELPAGWEKALPTYTPESPADATRNLSQQNLNALVKVLPGFFGGSADLASSNMTLLKMYGNFQKDTPEERNLRFGVREHGMGAICNGIAHHSPGLIPYCATFFVFTDYMRAAIRMSALSQAGVIYVMTHDSIGLGEDGPTHQPIEHLASLRAMPNVFMLRPADGNETAGAYKVAILNRNTPSIIALSRQKLTQLPGTSIKGVEKGGYIISDNSSGNNPDIILIGTGSELEIAAKAADELRKAGKAVRVVSLVSWELFDNQSDAYKESVLPSGVSARVSIEAGSTFGWEKIVGSKGKAIGIDRFGASAPAGRLYKEFGLTPEAVVAAAKELCWHY; encoded by the exons ATGGCCTCTACTTCATCTCTCACTCTGTCTCAAGCTCTCCTAGCTCGAACCATCTTTTCCGATGGGTCCACCCAATTCTCCGACTGCAGTGTTTCACTTCCCACCACCACTTTTTCCGGTCTCAAGCTCACTACCCCACGCTCCCGTCGAGTCCTTCCCACGCGCTTTAACCGGAGTCTCCGAGTCCGTTCCGCTGCCGTCGAGACAATCGGCACTCCTGCCGAGACTTCCTTATTGGAAAAATCAGTCAACACGATCAGATTCTTAGCTATTGATGCTGTCGAAAAGGCTAATTCCGGTCACCCTGGGTTACCCATGGGTTGTGCTCCGATGGGTCACATTTTATACGATGAAATCATGAGGTATAATCCTAAGAACCCTTATTGGTTCAACCGTGATCGTTTCGTCTTGTCTGCTGGTCATGGTTGTATGTTGCAATATGCTCTGCTTCACCTTGCTGGTTATGATAGTGTTCAG GAAGATGATTTGAAGAATTTTCGTCAATGGCAAAGCAGAACACCAGGACATCCTGAGAATTTTGAAACACCTGGAGTTGAAGTTACAACTG GTCCTCTTGGTCAAGGTATTGCAAATGCTGTCGGATTGGCTCTAGCCGAGAAGCACCTAGCTGCTAGGTTCAACAAGCCTGACAATGAGATTGTTGATCACTACAC GTATGCTATTTTAGGTGATGGTTGTCAAATGGAGGGTGTTGCGAACGAAGCTTGTTCGCTTGCCGGACACTGGGGACTTGGAAAGCTTATAGCTTTCTACGATGATAATCACATTTCGATCGATGGTGACACTGAAATTGCCTTTACTGAGAATGTCGAGGAACGTTTTAAGGGGCTTGGGTGGCATGTTATTTGGGTCAAGAATGGGAATACTGGTTACGATGAGATTCGTGCTGCTATTAAGGAAGCAAAGGCTGTCAAAGACAAGCCCACTTTGATCAAG GTGACAACCACTATTGGTTATGGATCTCCAAACAAGGCAAACTCGTACAGCGTTCACGGTAGTGCATTGGGTGCCAAGGAAGTGGATGCTACTAGGAAAAACCTTGTGTGGCCACACGAGCCATTCCATGTACCCGAAGATGTTAAAGG GCATTGGAGTCGCCTTGTCCAACAGGGAGCTGCCCTTGAAGCAGAATGGAATGCAAAGTTTGCTGAATACGAGAAGAAATACAAAGATGAAGCTGCAGAGCTCAAATTAATCATCACCGGTGAACTACCGGCCGGATGGGAGAAGGCACTTCCA ACATATACTCCGGAGAGCCCCGCTGATGCTACCAGAAACCTCTCTCAACAAAATCTCAATGCTCTCGTAAAAGTACTCCCTGGTTTTTTTGGTGGAAGTGCAGACCTTGCTTCTTCCAACATGACCTTGCTCAAAATGTATGGTAATTTCCAGAAAGACACCCCCGAGGAACGTAATCTTAGGTTCGGTGTTAGAGAACACGGAATGGGAGCCATCTGCAATGGCATTGCACATCACAGCCCCGGACTTATTCCGTACTGTGCTACTTTCTTCGTTTTCACTGACTACATGAGAGCTGCTATTAGGATGTCTGCATTGAGTCAAGCGGGAGTTATTTACGTTATGACCCATGATTCCATTGGTCTCGGGGAAGACGGACCAACCCACCAACCAATCGAGCACTTAGCTAGCCTCCGTGCAATGCCTAATGTTTTCATGCTTCGTCCAGCTGATGGAAACGAAACTGCCGGTGCATACAAAGTTGCTATCCTCAACAGGAACACTCCCTCCATTATCGCACTCTCTCGACAAAAACTAACCCAACTACCCGGAACTTCCATCAAGGGGGTCGAAAAAGGTGGCTACATAATATCagacaattcttcaggaaacaacCCTGACATAATCCTGATCGGAACTGGCTCTGAGCTGGAAATTGCCGCTAAAGCTGCCGATGAACTAAGGAAGGCTGGAAAAGCTGTTCGGGTCGTCTCCCTTGTTTCTTGGGAACTCTTCGATAATCAATCAGACGCCTACAAAGAAAGTGTTTTACCATCTGGTGTATCAGCTAGGGTAAGTATTGAGGCGGGATCAACTTTTGGGTGGGAAAAGATTGTGGGATCGAAAGGGAAGGCAATCGGAATCGATCGGTTCGGGGCAAGTGCACCAGCTGGTAGATTATACAAAGAATTCGGTTTAACACCAGAGGCTGTTGTTGCAGCAGCAAAGGAACTTTGCTGGCATTATTAG
- the LOC107945613 gene encoding 3-phosphoshikimate 1-carboxyvinyltransferase 2 encodes MATQVGKIYNGTQKTCVLPNVSKTQNPKHVPFVSFKSNLNGKTSSWGLVVKNNGKFGSIKARSLKVSASTATAEKPSRASEIVLQPINEISGTVKLPGSKSLSNRILLLAALSEGTTVVENLLNSDDVHHMLVALGKLGLYVKHDSEKKQAIVEGCGGQFPVGKGEGQEIELFLGNAGTAMRPLTAAITAAGGNSSYVLDGVPRMRERPIGDLVTGLKQLGADVDCILGTNCPPVRIEGKGGLPGGKVKLSGSISSQYLTALLMAAPLALGDVEIEIIDKLISIPYVEMTMKLMERFGVTVEHTDSWDRFFIRGGQKYMSPGNAYVEGDASSASYFLAGAAVTGGTVTVEGCGTSSLQGDVKFAEVLEMMGAKVTWTENSVTVTGPPRNSSGRKHLRAIDVNMNKMPDVAMTLAVVALYADGPTAIRDVASWRVKETERMIAICTELRKLGATVEEGPDYCVITPPEKLNVTAIDTYDDHRMAMAFSLAACAEVPVTIKDPGCTRKTFPDYFEVLDRVTKH; translated from the exons ATGGCAACGCAGGTTGGCAAAATCTACAATGGAACACAAAAAACATGTGTTCTTCCCAATGTTTCAAAAACCCAGAATCCCAAACATGTTCCTTTTGtttcattcaaatcaaatctcaatggaaAGACAAGTTCTTGGGGTTTGGTTGTGAAGAACAATGGGAAATTTGGGTCAATAAAGGCTCGGTCTTTGAAGGTTTCTGCTTCAACAGCAACAGCTGAGAAACCATCTAGAGCTTCAGAGATTGTGCTTCAACCAATTAATGAAATTTCGGGTACTGTTAAGTTACCTGGGTCTAAATCATTGTCTAATCGGATCCTGCTCTTAGCTGCTTTATCTGAG GGAACTACTGTGGTTGAAAATTTGTTGAACAGTGATGATGTTCATCACATGCTTGTTGCTTTGGGTAAACTTGGTCTGTATGTGAAACATGATAGTGAAAAGAAACAAGCCATTGTTGAAGGTTGTGGTGGTCAGTTTCCAGTCGGAAAAGGTGAAGGTCAAGAAATAGAGCTTTTCCTCGGGAATGCTGGAACTGCAATGCGACCACTTACTGCCGCTATTACAGCTGCCGGTGGCAATTCGAG CTACGTACTTGATGGCGTACCCCGAATGAGAGAGAGGCCGATCGGGGACTTAGTTACTGGTCTTAAGCAGCTCGGTGCTGATGTTGATTGCATTCTTGGCACGAATTGTCCCCCTGTTCGTATAGAAGGAAAGGGTGGTCTTCCCGGGGGAAAG GTGAAACTCTCTGGGTCTATTAGTAGTCAATACTTGACAGCTTTACTCATGGCGGCTCCGTTGGCTCTTGGGGATGTGGAAATTGAGATAATTGATAAACTTATTTCCATCCCATATGTGGAAATGACTATGAAGTTGATGGAAAGGTTTGGGGTCACCGTGGAGCACACTGATAGCTGGGATCGATTCTTTATCCGAGGAGGTCAAAAGTATAT GTCTCCTGGAAATGCTTATGTTGAAGGTGATGCTTCGAGTGCCAGTTACTTCCTTGCGGGTGCAGCAGTCACGGGTGGGACTGTCACAGTAGAAGGATGTGGAACAAGTAGTTTACAG GGTGATGTAAAATTTGCCGAGGTTCTTGAGATGATGGGTGCCAAAGTCACCTGGACCGAGAATAGCGTAACTGTCACCGGACCCCCAAGAAATTCCTCGGGGAGGAAACACTTGCGTGCTATTGATGTCAACATGAACAAAATGCCGGACGTTGCTATGACTCTTGCTGTTGTTGCTCTTTACGCTGATGGTCCAACTGCCATAAGAGATG TGGCAAGTTGGAGAGTGAAGGAGACCGAAAGGATGATTGCTATATGCACAGAACTCCGGAAG CTCGGAGCAACAGTCGAAGAAGGGCCGGATTATTGCGTGATCACACCACCAGAGAAATTAAACGTGACAGCAATCGATACTTATGATGATCACCGAATGGCCATGGCATTCTCTCTAGCCGCATGCGCTGAGGTTCCAGTTACCATCAAGGATCCTGGTTGTACCCGGAAAACCTTCCCTGATTACTTTGAAGTTCTCGATAGAGTTACGAAGCACTGA